One window from the genome of Scatophagus argus isolate fScaArg1 chromosome 13, fScaArg1.pri, whole genome shotgun sequence encodes:
- the LOC124069552 gene encoding BTB/POZ domain-containing protein 2-like, with product MAAGDNSGRPPCLNFSGPGPLGNSQPSNSVFSMPASNGGAVGASGGAQGAARRPNPQLGPGGGDSNGVSTGAQPTAQNSLQQSAAAGAAAAGAMATPASNMATTAASNASQAAAPTATPAAASVLVYREPVYNWQATKSTVKERFAFLFNNEVLSDVHFLVGKGMGVQRIPAHRFVLAVGSAVFDAMFNGGMATTSTEIELPDVEPAAFLALLKFLYSDEVQIGPETVMTTLYTAKKYAVPALEAHCVEFLKKNLRADNAFMLLTQARLFDEPQLASLCLENIDKNTGDALAAEGFTDIDLDTLVAVLERDTLGVREVRLFGAAVRWAEAEAHRQQLQPTPENKRKVLGKALTLIRFPLMTIEEFAAGPAQSSILTDREVVSLFLHFTVNPKPRVDFIDRPRCCLRGKECSITRFGQVESRWGYSGTSDRIRFSVNRRIFVVGFGLYGSIHGPTDYQVNIQIIHTDSNTVLGQNDTGFSCDGSANTFRVMFKEPVEILPNVNYTACATLKGPDSHYGTKGMRKVTHESSSTGTKTCFTFCYAAGNNNGTSVEDGQIPEVIFYT from the exons ATGGCTGCTGGAGACAACAGCGGCAGGCCTCCTTGCCTTAATTTCTCCGGTCCGGGTCCTTTGGGAAACAGCCAGCCCAGCAACAGCGTATTCTCCATGCCAGCATCCAACGGCGGAGCGGTCGGTGCATCCGGGGGAGCACAGGGAGCAGCGAGGCGTCCCAACCCGCAGCTGGGGCCTGGCGGGGGAGACAGCAACGGTGTTTCGACCGGAGCTCAGCCGACTGCGCAGAACTCCCTGCAGCAGTCCGCTGCGGCAGGTGCTGCGGCAGCTGGAGCTATGGCCACTCCGGCGTCCAACATGGCAACCACTGCGGCGTCAAACGCGTCCCAGGCGGCAGCACCGACCGCCACTCCGGCAGCTGCGTCTGTGCTAGTGTACCGAGAGCCAGTATACAACTGGCAGGCGACGAAGAGCACAGTCAAGGAGAGATTTGCTTTCCTCTTCAACAACGAAGTGCTCAGTGACGTTCATTTTCTAGTAGGCAAAGGAATGGGGGTCCAGAGGATACCTGCGCACAG GTTTGTTCTGGCTGTGGGGAGCGCAGTGTTTGATGCCATGTTTAACGGTGGGATGGCGACGACCTCAACGGAAATCGAGCTTCCTGATGTGGAACCAGCTGCCTTTCTGGCCCTTCTTAA GTTTCTGTACTCTGATGAGGTCCAGATCGGGCCTGAGACGGTGATGACCACACTTTATACGGCTAAGAAGTACGCAGTGCCAGCACTGGAGGCTCACTGCGTGGAGTTCCTCAAGAAGAACCTGAGAGCAGACAATGCTTTCATGCTGCTCACACAG GCACGGTTGTTTGATGAGCCTCAGCTTGCCAGCCTCTGTCTTGAAAACATAGATAAGAACACCGGAGATGCTCTCGCCGCTGAAGGCTTCACAGACATAGATTTGG ATACATTGGTGGCGGTGTTGGAGAGGGATACTCTTGGGGTGAGGGAGGTGCGTTTGTTTGGTGCTGCTGTGCGTTGGGCAGAGGCAGAGGCTCACAGGCAGCAACTACAGCCAACACCTGAGAACAAACGCAAAGTCCTGGGCAAAGCTCTCACACTCATCCGCTTCCCTCTCATGACCATTGAGGAGTTTGCTGCAG GTCCAGCCCAGTCCAGCATTTTGACTGACAGAGAGGTGGTGAGTCTCTTTCTCCACTTCACAGTAAACCCAAAGCCTCGTGTGGACTTCATTGACCGACCTCGCTGCTGCCTCCGCGGGAAGGAGTGCAGCATCACGCGTTTTGGACAGGTGGAGAGCCGCTGGGGTTACAGTGGGACAAGCGACCGCATACG gTTTTCAGTAAACAGAAGGATTTTTGTGGTTGGGTTTGGTCTCTATGGTTCTATACACGGACCCACAGACTACCAAGTTAATATACAG ATCATTCACACAGACAGTAACACAGTGTTGGGCCAGAATGATACAGGCTTCAGCTGTGATGGGTCAGCCAATACCTTCAGAGTCATGTTCAAAGAACCAGTGGAGATATTACCCAACGTCAACTACACTGCCTGTGCTACACTGAAG GGTCCAGACTCTCATTATGGTACCAAAGGGATGCGGAAGGTAACGCACGAGTCATCATCCACTGGCACAAAGACATGTTTCACCTTCTGCTATGCAGCGGGCAACAACAACGGCACTTCTGTAGAGGACGGACAGATTCCTGAGGTCATCTTTTACACATAG
- the LOC124069551 gene encoding elongation factor 2, with product MVNFTVDQIRAIMDKKSNIRNMSVIAHVDHGKSTLTDSLVSKAGIIASSRAGETRFTDTRKDEQERCITIKSTAISMYYELGENDLAFIKQSKDGNGFLINLIDSPGHVDFSSEVTAALRVTDGALVVVDCVSGVCVQTETVLRQAIAERIKPVLMMNKMDRALLELQLETDELFQTFQRIVENVNVIISTYGEDEGGPMGNIMIDPVIGTVGFGSGLHGWAFTLKQFAEMYVAKFTKGHAQLGAAERCKKVEDMMKKLWGDRYFDPSAGKFSKTAVGPDGQKLPRTFCQLVLDPIFKVFDAIMNFKKDETAKLIEKLDVKLDSEDKEKEGKPLLKAVMRRWLPAGEALLQMITIHLPSPVTAQKYRCELLYEGPGDDEAAMGIKNCDPKAPLMMYISKMVPTSDKGRFYAFGRVFSGCVSTGLKVRIMGPNFTPGKKEDLYIKPIQRTILMMGRYVEPIEDVPCGNIVGLVGVDQFLVKTGTITTYEQAHNMRVMKFSVSPVVRVAVEAKNPADLPKLVEGLKRLAKSDPMVQCIIEESGEHIIAGAGELHLEICLKDLEEDHACIPLKKSDPVVSYRETVMEESDQMCLSKSPNKHNRLFMKCRPFPDGLAEDIEKGEVTARQELKARARYLADKYEWEVTEARKIWCFGPDGTGANLLIDMTKGVQYLNEIKDSVVAGFQWATKEGALCEENMRAIRFDIHDVTLHADAIHRGGGQIIPTARRVLYACQLTAQPRLMEPVYLVEIQCPEQVVGGIYGVLNRKRGHVFEESQVMGTPMFVVKAYLPVNESFGFTADLRSNTGGQAFPQCVFDHWQILQGDPHDPASRPFQVVAEIRKRKGLKEGIPALDNYLDKL from the exons ATG GTGAACTTCACGGTGGATCAGATCCGGGCCATCATGGACAAGAAGTCCAACATCAGGAACATGTCTGTGATTGCCCACGTGGATCATGGGAAGTCCACTCTGACTGACTCGCTCGTGTCCAAAGCGGGGATCATTGCTTCGTCCCGTGCCGGAGAGACCCGCTTCACAGACACCCGCAAGGATGAGCAGGAGCGCTGCATCACCATCAAATCAAC GGCCATCTCTATGTACTATGAGCTTGGGGAAAACGACCTGGCGTTTATCAAACAGAGTAAAGATGGTAACGGCTTCCTCATCAACCTGATTGACTCTCCGGGTCATGTTGACTTCTCCTCAGAGGTCACAGCTGCCCTCAGGGTAACAGATGGAGCCCTGGTGGTTGTGGACTGTGTCTCAG gtgtgtgtgtgcagactgagACTGTACTGCGGCAGGCCATCGCTGAGCGCATCAAGCCGgttctgatgatgaacaagaTGGACCGCGCCCTACTTGAGCTCCAACTGGAGACAGATGAGCTCTTTCAGACCTTTCAGCGTATCGTGGAGAATGTCAACGTCATTATCTCCACCTATGGAGAGGATGAGGGGGGACCCATGGGGAACATCATG ATTGACCCTGTTATCGGTACAGTTGGGTTTGGCTCTGGCCTCCATGGCTGGGCTTTCACCTTGAAGCAGTTTGCTGAGATGTATGTGGCTAAGTTTACAAAAGGACATGCTCAGCtgggagcagcagagaggtgTAAGAAAGTGGAGGACATGATGAAGAAACTGTGGGGAGACAG ATATTTTGACCCAAGTGCTGGCAAGTTCAGTAAGACTGCCGTCGGTCCTGATGGCCAGAAGCTTCCCCGCACCTTCTGCCAGCTTGTTCTGGACCCCATCTTTAAG GTGTTTGATGCCATCATGAATTTCAAGAAGGACGAGACAGCCAAACTAATTGAGAAGCTGGATGTCAAATTAGACTCGGAGgacaaggagaaagaggggaagcCTCTGCTGAAGGCTGTGATGCGCCGTTGGCTTCCTGCTGGAGAGGCTTTGCTCCAGATGATCACCATCCACCTGCCCTCACCCGTCACTGCACAGAAATATCGCTGTGAGCTGCTTTATGAGGGGCCGGGAGATGACGAGGCTGCCATGG GTATTAAGAACTGTGATCCCAAGGCACCTCTGATGATGTACATTTCCAAGATGGTCCCAACCAGCGACAAGGGTCGTTTCTACGCCTTCGGCCGTGTGTTTTCTGGCTGTGTGTCCACTGGACTGAAGGTTCGCATCATGGGGCCAAACTTCACCCCAGGAAAGAAGGAGGATCTTTACATTAAACCCATCCAGAG AACCATTCTGATGATGGGTCGGTATGTGGAGCCTATTGAAGATGTCCCATGTGGCAACATTGTGGGTCTTGTTGGAGTAGACCAGTTCCTGGTTAAGACAGGGACCATTACCACCTATGAACAA GCCCACAACATGAGAGTGATGAAGTTCAGTGTGAGCCCTGTGGTCAGAGTTGCCGTGGAGGCCAAGAACCCTGCTGACCTGCCCAAGCTGGTGGAAGGGCTGAAGCGTCTGGCCAAGTCTGACCCCATGGTGCAGTGCATCATCGAGGAGTCCGGGGAGCACATCATCGCTGGAGCAGGAGAGCTGCACCTGGAGATCTGCCTGAAGGACCTGGAGGAGGACCACGCCTGCATTCCACTGAAG AAATCAGACCCAGTCGTGTCttacagagagacagtgatggaagaatCAGACCAGATGTGTCTGTCAAAGTCCCCCAACAAGCACAATCGTCTCTTCATGAAGTGTCGCCCCTTCCCCGACGGTCTGGCTGAAGACATCGAAAAGGGGGAGGTCACCGCTCGACAGGAGCTGAAGGCTCGTGCACGCTATCTCGCCGACAAGTACGAGTGGGAGGTGACAGAAGCCAGGAAGATCTGGTGCTTTGGCCCAGACGGGACTGGAGCCAACCTGCTGATAGACATGACAAAAGGTGTTCAGTACCTCAACGAGATCAAGGACAGCGTGGTGGCCGGTTTCCAGTGGGCAACTAAAGAG GGGGCTCTGTGTGAGGAGAACATGCGCGCAATTCGCTTTGACATTCATGACGTGACTCTACATGCAGACGCCATCCACCGTGGCGGAGGACAGATTATTCCCACAGCTCGTAGGGTCCTGTACGCCTGCCAGCTCACTGCTCAGCCCCGACTCATGGAGCCTGTGTACTTGGTGGagatacag TGCCCCGAGCAGGTGGTCGGTGGCATTTATGGGGTGTTGAACAGGAAACGAGGTCACGTGTTTGAGGAATCCCAAGTGATGGGCACTCCCATGTTTGTGGTGAAAGCCTACCTCCCTGTCAACGAGTCCTTTG GGTTCACAGCTGATCTGCGCAGTAACACTGGAGGCCAGGCctttcctcagtgtgtgtttgaccacTGGCAGATTCTCCAGGGAGACCCCCATGACCCCGCCTCTAGACCCTTCCAGGTTGTCGCTGAAATTAGGAAACGCAAGGGTCTGAAAGAGGGCATTCCTGCCCTCGACAACTACCTGgacaaactgtaa